The Maylandia zebra isolate NMK-2024a linkage group LG14, Mzebra_GT3a, whole genome shotgun sequence genome includes the window TACCCTAATAACCAGGGGTCTTTCATGCCCCAAAATATTTGAACTTTGTAGCATTTTAGATTGCGACAGCGGGAAAAGAAACAATCGTGTAAAGATGATCACATACGGGATATAACGCTCTTGGCATCTGTAGCTATGCTAGGTAAGAAGAAAATAGACTGGAGATGAGTAAACATGTCAAGTACATCCATAAGGTCAATATTTATCTTGAACCACTCGGGAACATTTCAGATTTAAAACATTCGCGTGAATTTACTGAACATGTAATGGCTAAATCCATCCTACCTTCACCCTGTTTACTGTTTGCCAGTGGTCTCTCCCAACAATACCTACGCtgtaacaataatatttaagtATGCAGGGCGGTGGACGTGCATTTCTCAATCAGCTATCGTCGATCGCCTAAAACACTGCTCGGCTCATCCAGTCATTTTAAATTCCCGCATTTTAGggggtgtttgttttgtttgttttgttgttttttgcattaCGCGACCTCAGATGAATGCTCCGATGAGATGATAACGGGCCTGCGGGTGTAGCATCCTTGTCGTGTAAAACGAGTAGGTGGGGACCACCAGCACCCGGAAGAGAAAGTCGAGGAGGACAGTGTTGTGATTGCTACAGCATATATATTTCGACATAATGCAAATTATGTATTATGTAATtattatctttaaaaaaaaaatcattggccAGATTTAGCCCGAAGACAAGGAGCGAGAAATGTgttattatttgtttgttagttGCCGGTAGCTCTCCGTGGTGCTGAATCACAGCAAACAGGGGACTGTTCTTATTATCATTAATTCGCCACCAAAACCCCATCAAAGATAATACACAACACCACCTTTAACTCGCCGTGTTTGTGCAAGGTGTACACGTGGTCGTATCAGCTGGATTCGTTCTGTCCCGCCCCTTCCTGAGCGCTTGTTGGGCTTGTACAGCACCGGATTACATCGCTGCTGACTTCCCCCATCGGTGTGTTTTTGTAAAGACTATTTTCGGCGAATAAAACGTGTTTGGGGACAGAGCAGTTCAAATGGTTCTCGGATGGAGGGCATTTGCTTCAGCAAGATGAAACAATGGCGAATGGCGAAGACTTTATTCCGCTGGCTGCTGTGTGTCGGTATTTTGCCGAGTAAGTTTACTTtcgttttattttctgtttaccTCGTATAATCTAAAACGATGTCGGTATGTCGATCAGTTTTGCGTTCCTATTTAGGTTGGTTTAATATCATATGAAAGGGAACTATATTAAAACTGTCCTAGCAGAGAAGAAAGCTTTAGATAACATTTTTCTATAAAGTGTGGTTGGACGTGTGATCCCAGTCATCTGTATTTCATTGCATCTATTATATTTTATAGAACATCCTTTTCACCTCATATTTCCTCTCCCCCTCAAGCTGTTTCCCGCAATCCGCAAACTTGTTGCCAGCTGTTTGGGGATTTTGCTGTCATCATAATCCTGTAGACCTTCTTTGGATCCAGCTCAGAGGCTTTATTGAAACAGGACTCGAGGTTAACATCTGGTTAGTCCAAATCCATTGTTGACACTGGGAATAAATTTAGTGCTATAAACTACGTTTCCTGTTGAAAACTCTTCCTGCTCGTTTCCTGATTGATGAGTGATTATTttaattagattttattttaatgcgTGAATAATGGCTTCGTGCGTTTGACGAATATTTCCCAATACTTTGCCTCCAGGTTTAggctcatttttatttgttgtttgttcaCTGGATTAATGTTGCATGTTGCACTCTATATACTGAGCTTTAGCAGCGAAAGTCACTGTTGGCACATGCTGGCAGATGTGTTTGGTCTATTTCTAGAGCCTTATAGAAGGGAAATATAGATTGCCATTGCCCTTTGTTCCCTACCACCATCTGCTGTACCATCCATATTTTGTCTCACATGCCCCAcatgtttttcccttttcttgcaACCCTCTAAATCCACAGCACTGCCTTTGCTGTGCATGTCACTGGCTTGAAAATCTAATGATCCGTGATCACACCAGCATGCCTTTCATAGCAAACACATATTTTTCTCGATTAAAATGGAAATACATGAATACTGAAATGCATCACATGTTTTGTGTTAACATAGCTTTAAACTGTTTTGTTCCTTGCCCTAGCTTGTTGGTGTGCTCATGGAAGATATGCTCAGAAACTCCTAAAGGATTTGTTCACAAACTACACTAGCgcactgaggcctgtagaggaCACAAACACCATCCTGAATGTAACTCTACAGGTTACACTCTCCCAGATAATTGACATGGTAAACTCCCACAGTGCACATAACCGTATGAGTGAAATTGATCCATGCAGATACACATATATCTGTATtgctgttttgtattttattttattgtgttttattttttatttttactgttttaactGTAATATTCCCCTTTTATGATCACCTTTCTCAATATATTACAGGATGAGCGAAACCAAATTCTAACTGCATATTTATGGATACGGCAAGTGTGGTTTGATGCACACCTTAAATGGAATAAAGATGATTATGACGGCCTTGATACCATCCGCATACCGGGTAGTTATGTATGGAGACCTGATATAGTTCTCTATAACAGGTAGGTTGGATGGGCATAGAGTTCACAAATTCAATACTGTATGACGACATTCTGCCCAATATGAAATACACAAGCTAAACATGCTTTGAAGCTGTCATTTGTAGGTGTACAGGCCTATGCCGACTGCTTCTTATAGTCCAATAATGCAGCATATACAACAGTCTAGGCaactataaaaacaaaaccataaaatttgaattttagaaAAGTGATTGAAAGTGCAAGAAAGTATTAGGTAAGTAGGTGTAAAGTAATTCCATATAATGATGCCTCCCATGGTTTAAAAGTGTCATTGAAACTAAAGGATGctgaaacattaaacataatcatgttatattattgaaaagcaataaaaacagacaCGATCCTTACCTAGTGTACTTGTGCCTTTCCAGTTTGAAACTAATCAAAGCTGTTTTTGTAAAAGACCTATTCAAAATTTGCTCCTAGTATGAATTTACAGTGTTGTTGAACATTGTTTTTTCAGCaatgatttctttgttttttagcgCAGATGATCATTTCACTGGTCCCATGGACACCAATGTGGTGATTCGACATGATGGACAGATAATGTGGGATTCTCCAGCAATCACTAAGAGCTCATGCAAAGTGGATGTGTCTTTCTTCCCCTTTGATGCTCAGCAATGCCGGTTCACCTACGGCTCCTGGACCTACAACGGTAACCAGCTTGACATCCTTAATGCAATGGAGAGTGCTGACCTGGCTGACCTGGTGGAAAACGTTGAGTGGGAGGTGCTTGGTATGCCAGCTAAGAAGAGCATTGTTCTTTATGGTTGCTGTGCTGACCCATACCCAGATGTGACCTACACACTGAAACTTAAGAGGAAAGCATCCTTCTATGTCTTCAACCTGCTCATACCATGTGTGATGATCTCTTTTCTGGCACCACTTGGTTTCTACCTTCCTGCTGACTCTGGAGAGAAGGTGTCATTGGGTGTCACAGTGATGCTGGCACTCACTGTCTTTCAGTTACTGGTTGCAGAGATCATGCCCCCCTCTGAGAATGTACCACTAATTGGTAAGAATCAAATCCCAGTATGCGTGATAGTAATGCACTACAAATCTGTTCACAGATTTTCTCATCTTATTTCCTTCCACAGGAAAATATTACATTGCAACAATGACAATGATTACAGCCTCCACTGCTCTGACCATATTTGTCATGAACATACACCACTGTGGCCCTGATGCCAAGCCTGTTCCCAAATGGGCCAAGAAAGTCATTCTGCAGTACATGGCCAGAATGTGCTTTGTGTATGAAGTTGGGGAGAACTGCATGTCACCTCAGCCAGAGAAACAGGAGCCTCCTCCTGTACAGAACACCAACTGCACCATGAATGGTCAGGCGGGACCGGGCAGAGAGGACTGCATCTTCAGAATGGAGAGAGGACAAGAGATAGTGGGACCTATGCCCACAGAGGAAAAAGAAGACATGGATCAGATGCTGTCTCCTATAGGCTCAATCGGGAAGAACCCTACTAGCAACTACAGCTCTTGGAAGAATGGCATTTTTGCAAGCCTGGACTGTGGTGACTCAGGGGAGGGGAGGAGATGCAGGAAGGGAGGAGTGAGTGatggagagaaaaaagacagagagattTCCTGCAGCATCCAAAGCAATGAAACACAGCTCTTGCGTAACATAGAGTATATAGCCAACTGCCACAGAGATCAGAGGGCCACGCAGAAAAGGACTGGAGAGTGGAAGAAGGTGGCCAAAGTTTTAGACCGCTTCTTCATGTGGATTTTTTTCATTATGGTGTTTTTCATGAGCCTTCTCATCATGGGCAAAACCATATAACTGCAGACCTTTTCAGAAGGTTTGGTGACAGCATGAAATGCTGTTAATAGCATAAAGATTATTCCAGGTTAGGACAGGAATAATCCAGTATTATCAGATTCTGTAAAAGTTTCTCATATTTCCAGGAATGTTTGAGATTTCATCTCCTATTACAAACCTTTTTGTGAGTAGAATTAAATCTTTGATAAAGTTGTTGTTTATGGACTTTCTCCCCTTGCTATGTGAAAGTTATTCCACTCACCCAAGAAGTGGGAAGTTCTTTTGTCAAATCTATATATTTTATGATAATGATATTTTTTCAGTTGTTCACTATTGagttcttcttttaaaaaataaaatacagattaATTTCTATACAGCAACTTTTATTTCCCCTTTATTTAAGGTGTTCATAAACTAATATCAACAAGcaacaaataaatattatcCGCTGTTGCTTAAGAAATGTCTTATTGTTGCAGGAAAATTTAAAATGTCCACATTCCAGAAAAGAATCAATTAATTTACTGATACGAAACGAAATAGTGAAGTGATGAAATAAACATACAGATCATTTAAGCAGCAAAAACTGTTACTTGCAGTTTCCTTGAATACTTAATTAGCCACTTGAGACTGACTGTTGAAAAACACAACTTttgagcagaaataaacatgttttcgTCCTGGTTCATAAACCATTTAAGTCTCTATGGGAAAAATTCCCATTTACAGGGTGatttattatatatttgaattatttcttattattttatggCTCACCCATTTAAAATGCACTGTGACTTATGCAAGAGGTATTAAAGTGTTAAAGACGCATTGCTCACTTAATGAGACTGGGTATCTgcactaattagcaggtatctgTAATGCAAGGTTAATTATAGATCTATGAATGAACCTAATGTTGTCACTTTTGTCTCCAAAAAGCCTAAATGGTAATGCCCATAATTTTCAAATAGAGGGTCCAAAATGGGACCTCACGAACCCGTGATGTGACAGTAACTTTTATATAGTGGTCATCATTGTCATGTCACAGAAAGAGGGTTTTTCATTCAAAACAGTCAGCACCTGAGGCTTTTTTGTGTGGAGCTTCTATATTCTCCCTGTTCTTGGGCGAACAGCTTGCTCCCTCAGTCCAAAGACACACGTGTCAGGTTGATTGCAGAGATTAAAATCAGCTGAATAGCCCTGTGATAGATTGGTGATGTGCCCAGGGTTTATCCCACCCCTCACTAAAATAGGCTCCAGCCCTCCTCCAACCCAAAATCTGACAAAGCAGTTAAATCAAAAGCAGTTACTATGGTTATGGTGGTGTCCTGAGAAAGTAAGGCCTCCAGTGAACCCTGAGAGGGTTCAATGCTCTTTTAATGCTTCACATGGCTTGTTTGACTAATTTATAAATCCATGAAAATATAACAGCTGGCATGGGTCTAAAATAATTATACTAGCACAAGACCCTTTGATAGAAATTGTGTTACCAGTTTCTCTAAAACATATAACATGCTTATGATGATGCCACTAGTGTAACGCTTATGCATTAACTGTGAAATCTCATAGTTTGCAGCCATTAGCTTAGCTCTTGGTATAATCCCTCATCTATATGTTTTAGAGAGGGATAGCCCTCTTTAATCTCGACCAGAAAGGAAAATAGTCTGAATGCTTAGTCAGCAGTACTCTGTTCTAAACTGTTAGGAAATGCACTACAATGCAATGTCACATTAACAGAAGTAGAGAAGAATTACAGTAAAATGTCATGGGAAAATAATCTGTCCTGGATAATCCAGGTGCATGTGGCATGCAGAAAGACAAGGAAAGTATTTTAGGGGGATTACAAtggtactttcttttttttttttttttaaattcagaaatatatttctggtaaaaaatgttttccttcTATCTGATGGTCCTAATTTGAAGGTGTGAAAGACAACTCCTTGAACACAATGATGCCAAACAATACAGAACAGTGTTGATAATGGATTAGAATGAAGAACTGAATTGATTAAGTTGATCCAAACAGCCATTCACCAAGGAAATATTTTATCACTGGCATTTCTTATTATCTTTAGCCACACAGTAATCTTAGTTGGCTTTTATGAGTAAAATTAGTTAAAAAACTCTAAaagccttttgtttttaataggaTATGAAAAAGAAGCCTCAGAAGCTTCAGTTAGCGTTAGATGGAAAATAATAGTTGCAAGGGTACATaataaacaactgaaaatatattCCCTATTGGTATATGTACAATACATTTTGTATTGTGATACtctattaaagtaaaaaaaaaaaaacattactaaCTTTTTGAGCATAAGTTTTGGGTTGTAAGTTATTAACAATGActacacagaaaaaaacccacaagcTTACTGAAAACAAATGCATTACTCAGCTCCAAATACATGCATAGTGATACTGATTAtaaggacatttttatttattttatgctctGTCATAGATATTATTTTAATGGCTTTTCAGCAATCAATCAATAGAAGTGTGTAGGCCTGgccccacttaaaaaaaaaggttggtAGAAAACATTTAGATTTGAATACATGGGTGGGAGGAAAATTAATGCGTCACTCATTCTGATGTCTTGTCATTTTatgctgttgttattgttattgagCTGTTGAAAGACTTTTCAAAAGGAACTGGAACTACAGTTAAAAGAAAAGGTTAATCTAAAGTAGGTACCTTTTAGTTGCAACCACTGAAAAccttactttatttatttattttgtactaATGTGACCTTCAGGGTATTTAAAGgcgcctataaataaaatgtattattattagtactgtaaatttaagataaaaaaatattagGATGGagtcacttttctttttagtaTTTCAGTAATTTTATGTCTTAATGATCTCGTTTGCATTCCATAAATTATTGGATTCAGATTAGCAGGGAcaacatgaaataaaacatatgcaaTTTTCCTTAAGTCTGGGTAATTTGGGAAACGATGCAAAATAATTGTTAAAAATCCTGACCAGAGCATGATCAGATAAAGAACAAGGTGGCTTGCACATGTTTGCAGCGCTTTGTTATTtaagtctttgtttttcttaatccAGCAAATGAGAGCAATTCTAAAATAGGTGGCAGCTATGCTTGCAATTGAACTAgtaaacagcagcacagtgaAAAAGAGTCCATAGATGTTGTTTATGGACACGTCCTCACAAGAAAGCTTGAATAGTGATGCATTGTCACAGTAAGAATTTTGTATAGTGGATCTGCAGCGGGACAGCCTCACAGTAAGACCTATTAATATAGACACAAGCACTACTGACACCCCCCAGGCAGCTGCGGACAGCCCAACCACAGTTCTGGTTGTCATAATGGAACTATACCTTAAGGGGTGGCATATCGCCACATATCTATCAATTGCCATAATGATGAGGATCATATGTGAAGCCGATCCAAATGTGTGACTTTGAAAAGCCTGAACCACACACTGTTTGTAGGTGATAAACCGTTCGGTTGCCAAGATGTGAGCCATTAGCTGAGGCAGCAGGACTGTGTTACCTATGAGATCATTGACAGACAGGTTACAAAACAGAAAGTACATTGGCTGGTGCAAACTCTTCTGAGAAATGATAAGCAAAAGGACTCCAATGTTAGAAAAAAGCAGGGTGAAGTAAACAAAGAGCAGTAAGAAAAAGAGAGGATACGTTAACTGTGGAGAAATGTCAAAACCTTGGACCTCCAGAATATCGGttgaaactgttttgtttttttccattctctTTACTTAATGGGaaacctaaaagagaaaacACTGACAATGAAACATGATAAGTATCCCAGTATGTTAAAGCTGAATGAACATActtattacacttttttttctgcctggaaaaaaaatcaataaaaataaaatatgattaaaaatgcttcatgataacaaaaaaagaaaaacaaacacaaaattaaattaaattacacttttaaaaacacattaccTTCAATTGAAATATTCAGTAATCAAATTCTGTCTTGTTCTcttgcataaaaaaaaacaccttttttcattcattttcaaatatggtgtgtaaaacaacaacaactaaaacTGACACCAATAAACCATAACCATAAACTAAGGAAAGTACCAACATTTTATAGTGAAAATGCAGatgttttgaaaaaaacaaaacaaaacaaaacaaaacaaaaaaatgctcAACAAAACCTACAACAATGTGAAGTCACAGTGTTTTAAGCTGCTAGTGTTTTGTACCTTGGCTGTGGAGGAAGGAATCTAATCAGCAGCTACAGCTGAGTGACTTTTATATTCAGGGTGTAACATTTGATATGAATTTACTGGCTTCTCCATTTCAGCTACAGTTCTATATTTATCAAGGGCTCGTTATAGATTCCCACATGAATTAATATGGAGCTTGATATTTAATTTTTGTCTAGATGCAAGAATAAAAGCAAAACTTTTCCTGCCATACACTtcgaaagaagaaaaaaaaaagttaacaagcacattttaaattattaacaagaatGAGGACCATAAATAGTGGCCAGTGTGTATTATCTGTAGAAATTGTACTCTTTCCACTTTTCACTATATGTTTGTGACCTGCACTCTACCTGCAGTCCTTCCAGACACATGAAGAAAGCAATGGGATATGGAAACAATGTGGACTTGTCCGCCATGGATTTATCATTACTACCAAGTGCAACTAAGTGTTATAGACATATCTGCTGACACAGCTTAACACACTTAatcaaactaaaacaaaaaacaaaaaacaaccatttAAGTTAGGCCTTATATTATATGGTGGTGCTGGACTTGCCACTGTTTTCCGGGACAGTTTCTCCTGCAGAGCTTTGGACTATGAGACTTTCCCTTTCTTTGAGTCACAGTTTCTTAAGGTCGGTTCATCAAATATATTTTACTGTGTTTTAATCTGCCGCCCTCCCGGCCCCGCTGGTGTTTATATCCA containing:
- the LOC101475166 gene encoding olfactory receptor 52N5-like: MEKNKTVSTDILEVQGFDISPQLTYPLFFLLLFVYFTLLFSNIGVLLLIISQKSLHQPMYFLFCNLSVNDLIGNTVLLPQLMAHILATERFITYKQCVVQAFQSHTFGSASHMILIIMAIDRYVAICHPLRYSSIMTTRTVVGLSAAAWGVSVVLVSILIGLTVRLSRCRSTIQNSYCDNASLFKLSCEDVSINNIYGLFFTVLLFTSSIASIAATYFRIALICWIKKNKDLNNKALQTCASHLVLYLIMLWSGFLTIILHRFPNYPDLRKIAYVLFHVVPANLNPIIYGMQTRSLRHKITEILKRKVTPS
- the chrna10a gene encoding neuronal acetylcholine receptor subunit alpha-10a isoform X1, with translation MEGICFSKMKQWRMAKTLFRWLLCVGILPTCWCAHGRYAQKLLKDLFTNYTSALRPVEDTNTILNVTLQVTLSQIIDMDERNQILTAYLWIRQVWFDAHLKWNKDDYDGLDTIRIPGSYVWRPDIVLYNSADDHFTGPMDTNVVIRHDGQIMWDSPAITKSSCKVDVSFFPFDAQQCRFTYGSWTYNGNQLDILNAMESADLADLVENVEWEVLGMPAKKSIVLYGCCADPYPDVTYTLKLKRKASFYVFNLLIPCVMISFLAPLGFYLPADSGEKVSLGVTVMLALTVFQLLVAEIMPPSENVPLIGKYYIATMTMITASTALTIFVMNIHHCGPDAKPVPKWAKKVILQYMARMCFVYEVGENCMSPQPEKQEPPPVQNTNCTMNGQAGPGREDCIFRMERGQEIVGPMPTEEKEDMDQMLSPIGSIGKNPTSNYSSWKNGIFASLDCGDSGEGRRCRKGGVSDGEKKDREISCSIQSNETQLLRNIEYIANCHRDQRATQKRTGEWKKVAKVLDRFFMWIFFIMVFFMSLLIMGKTI
- the chrna10a gene encoding neuronal acetylcholine receptor subunit alpha-10a isoform X2; amino-acid sequence: MDERNQILTAYLWIRQVWFDAHLKWNKDDYDGLDTIRIPGSYVWRPDIVLYNSADDHFTGPMDTNVVIRHDGQIMWDSPAITKSSCKVDVSFFPFDAQQCRFTYGSWTYNGNQLDILNAMESADLADLVENVEWEVLGMPAKKSIVLYGCCADPYPDVTYTLKLKRKASFYVFNLLIPCVMISFLAPLGFYLPADSGEKVSLGVTVMLALTVFQLLVAEIMPPSENVPLIGKYYIATMTMITASTALTIFVMNIHHCGPDAKPVPKWAKKVILQYMARMCFVYEVGENCMSPQPEKQEPPPVQNTNCTMNGQAGPGREDCIFRMERGQEIVGPMPTEEKEDMDQMLSPIGSIGKNPTSNYSSWKNGIFASLDCGDSGEGRRCRKGGVSDGEKKDREISCSIQSNETQLLRNIEYIANCHRDQRATQKRTGEWKKVAKVLDRFFMWIFFIMVFFMSLLIMGKTI